AGAATCCGCTGGAGAATGAGGGAGCGCTGTATCGGCCTGTTTTGTCGAGGCTGGCGTTATCGGTTACGGGGAGGAtggcggaggatgaggatgcgCGCGAGACGGGGATTATTGTTGATACTCCGGGGGTTTTGGGGCATGGGAAGCCGGGGAGTTTGGAGTTGATCAATCATATTGTCACGGAGTTTTCCAGTACGTCCTCCCCTTCCCATTGGCCTTCTTTACACGTCAGAGATGCTAACGACACAGTAACTACGATCCTCGTCCTCGGCTCCGAACGCCTCTACAGCTCCATGCTCAAATCCTACGACAACAAAccaacctcctccgcctcagCAGCCGCCTCCGACGAACGCATCTCCGTCATCAAACTCCCCAAGTCAGGCGGCTGCGTCGACCGCGACGCAGCGTTCATGAAAGGCGTCCGTGAATCAGCTATCCGGTCGTATTTCTTCGGAAATCCCATCCCGTCGACTGCATCTGCGGCGCTGTCGTTGTCATCTGCGTCTTCAACAACGAATATTACGCTTTCCCCGCACGCGCAGCAGTTGGATTTCAATTCTATGTCTGTATATAACGTTGCGGGTGTGaaagacgaggacgaggatgattATGATCCTTCGCAGTTGGAGTCGTTCTTGCCGGGTGGTGGCGTAAATGACTACCCCGAGtcccaacctcaacctcaaaAAGAAAGTACCCCCACACCAGTCCTCCCAGGCACAACGCCAAccccagcaccagcaccagcatcaacaCCCTACGACCCAGCCTCcgcaaccaccaccaactTCTCCCCCTCCAACGAAAACGAAACATCCCTTAAAAAACTTACCCCGCCCTTCCCAACAACAATGGCAAACTCCCTCCTCGCAATCACCCACGCCCCGCCGACAGCATCTCCCTCCGAAGTCCGCGACGCAAGTATCATGGGCTTCCTGTACGTTGCAGATGTTGACgtggagaagaggaagatgagggtTTTGGCACCGATGGGGGGTCGGGTGCCGCCTAGAGCGGCTGTTTGGGGGAGGAGGTGGCCGGGAGAGGTTGTGGGGTTGGTTGGATagtcttccttttttttgtATGGATTTGGGATTTGGGTTTGGTTTGGTTGCCTTGCGTTGCATTGGTGTTGATGGCGTGGGCTTGTGTTGCTTGATTCTGTATATAGATGGAGATGACTTTCATACATAGTTTGAAATACAATAGCATCGATGTTATTTTTCTAGAATCAAGCCTAAATTATTTAACATTACCAAATAACTACAATAAAATAAGTCACAATAGTCACTGTTATACACATATCATGAATAAATATCGGACCAGCCGAACAATTAAAAAAGTAAGATTATTCCCACCCATTCCTCCACGGCACCTTATTCCTCCTCAACTCCAAATCAACATCATACCCGCGATCCCACTGCCCCAGCAATTTCGACCGCCGCGCCTGATACATCTGCTCCGCACCATACCGCTTCAAAACAGCAGCCTTCAGAAAACCAAAGTCATTCCTCTGCACGGCGTCCTTGAACTTTGCGCGCATGCGCGGCGAGTATAATTGGCAGGTTGCCTCGCGGCACTTGTCATTTCCCGGAAGGAGGCGCGGGGTACTCGTGAACTTGTTGGCGATTGGCTCGTCGTCCTGGGCGAAAGGCCAGATGACGTCTTCGTAGCAATCTTCGCAGACGGTGAACTCTGGTAATTGCGGGATATAGTGCCAGGTTTTGTACTTGGGGCGATCGCGACGACATTCCGGGAGGGAAGTCTTGCGTCGTGCGTAGGCGATGAATTCGGGGATTTTGGCGCGCGGTGGGATTTCTCTTTCGGCGCGGTTGGCTGCGCGGTCGAGTAGGTCGATGTAGTTGACGAAGCGAGGGCTGTCGGTGACGAAGTCGCAGGAGCGCTTGTCCTTGACGGTGCTGCGTTTGAAGGCGTAGCGGAGGGTGGGCATTAGGATTCGGAGGTTGCGGACGCAGGCGGGGCAGGCGTTGAAGCCGGGGAGGTGGGTTTTTGTTTCTGAGTCGACGACTTTGTACCAGCATTCGGTGGCTTTGTCGCGGCCGGGGCAGACGCTGGTTCCGCGGGTGATTTTGTAGAGGATGTCGAGATGATTGAGGTCTTCTTTGATGGTTTGGAACCAGGCTAGTCGGGCCCAGGGATCGCTGAAGGAGCAGCTTATCAAGTCTGTGCGAGGCTTGGGGACGCTGGGGATGACGAAGCTGCCGAATTTGGAGTTGGAGATGTTTTCTGTGCATGAAGGGCAGATATACAGGTGATCGAAACCTCTGATCGTGGACCAATCCTGGTGACCTGGCATCCCTACCGATCGAGGACACGGCGAAAGACGGAGATCAGATGTTCTGGAGGATGCCGGACGCTTCGACTCCAGAGAAGAGCTACTTCGACGAGGTGCTGGCGAAGCTCTAGGCGACGCCCGCGGTGACGCCCGAGGCGATAGTTCAACTCTTCGACCTGGGGCTGCGTGAATCCATTGTACTTCGTCCGGGAAGGATACCGTCCGTCTGGGCGAAGGCGGTGCCACGTTCGACGACATACGGCGTGGTGATGGAAAAGTAGAAGGACCAAATGTTCTCGACGGCCTTGGAGACATGCGTTGGTGTTCACGGATTGGGGATTGTGGAGCAGATGAAGATTGGGTCATCAAGAATTTCTCAGTCGCTGCCGGCATCTTGATGGATCTTGGAAATGGGATGATAGCAGAGTCAGTAGCGGCGCTATGTAGGCTCTCACGACTACTCTGTTCTTCAATTCTTGGAGCCCTACGCTGCTCGTACTGTCTGAATCTTTCTTCCATTTTTCGGGAAAACGACAGAGCACCAGGAGACTGTTCCCGCCGTGTCGGACTTTCCCGAGGCAGACAGGCCTGGCTTGCATTTGGCTTTGCTGCAATCGGGTTCGAACGACGATCAGGCGTGCGGACAGGCCTTTGTTGAGCGGGAAGCAGCTGCTCCTTGGAGATTCGAGGACGTGTGTTTTCTCGCTTGGATTCTGCAACAATTTTCGACAGGTCGCCAAAGTTGAATGATTGGGGCGGGGGCGTACCAGCCCGAGGGGACATTGGCCAAGCCTCGTACGAAAGATTTTTGATGGCCGGGAAGAATGGCTTGCGACTGGCATAGGTTTGGGGAGGCGTAGGAGGTCCATTTCCCTCATCTGATGAACAGTTTTCTGTGCAGTGAACGAGTGGCGGAGGAGTTGAGGAGCGGTCCAGGTCCAAGATCATAGGTTCCTGGTTGATGGTCCCTCTGGCACAAACGCCTTCCAGCCCAGGCTTCTCCCCCAGGTTTGACAAGCCATGCAATTCGCGAGACAAAGAAACATATTCATCTTCCACTAAGGGAGATGGCGGCCATCGAGGTCCCGTGTGCCGGTGGAGAAATGGCATGGTGCGGTCAACGAAAGTTCAAGGTTCAAGTATTATGCATGAAGATCAAAAGGGAATGAGCGTGAAGGAAGACTCGAAATCCCAAGTCAACGAATCGAGGCAGTGAAGGGATATCGACTCCGTGGTAAGAGAAGAGACATTCCGAAGGTATATATAACTTTATAGAAACATATCGGGCAGCGTCTTTTCCGGAAATAGACGCACGATGCGGACCCATCCATGTCGAATTGGGCGATAACAGACAACAAATCGGCCCTGCAGGGATCGAAAGcgaaattttttttttaaaaaaaaaaaggtataAAAAGCAAAGCAGTCGTAAGCATGGACAGTCAGTGAACTGCAGAGAGATGCAGGAAGAAAATCCCGGGGCCGGGTTGCCAAAGGACGAAGGAAAGCGTGCAGATCCGAGCAAGCCAGACCTGGCCATACAATTTGCAGCCGTTGCCAGAGTGGAAACACAAGCGGGTTATCAAGTGCCAAGGCCCAGTGAGAGTGGCAGGAAAAAAAGGTGATGCGAGCTGGAACCGGGAAATCAATTAATGGCCGGAGGGACAACTAAACACGGTGTGGAGATGGGAGCGAGCACTCTGCAGGCGAGTGTTAACGGACAGTTGGCGGTGTTATGATTATAGCCACAAACAGGGAAGACAAACATACCATCGGATGACTCCGCGATGCTTTATTGGGCTGGTTGTTTCGGATGAAGCCTCGAAGAATGCCCCATTGGTGTATTATGCGGTGGGAGCTGGTCGATATCGAAATGGAGGGCTATATGGCACGAACAGACATAATCGTGTTACCCTCGGAACGGGCTCCGGAAAAGCAATGCTGATTGTAACCTGTTGGTGGCGAGTGTATGCAGGAGAAATTCTAGATGTGTTGGTGAGTTGGACGTATTGGGTAAGAGGTGAGGTTGAAGCTGAGGTCCGAAGAGGAAGGTCAGATGACCCACATAACTCTACTCTCCCATTTCTAACAGGGAATACAGAGTATAGAATAGTATCCGTACTTTGTGAAAAAAGAGGTCTCTGCATGATTCGTACTTTTCTATGCCATCCAAAGTACCATTGGCGTACTCAGTCAATTCGACAACACCATATATTTCAGGCACCGCAAATGGACCATCGCTCTTTCTTCAGTTGCCCATAGCTCATGTCCAATATTACCAGCACTCAAACAATTTGATCTATAGCAGTCTTGGCCATGTTTTCTCTCACTCTcgctctctctttttctccctctctctgCATAGTACTCCGCATCGTACTTCGGACCGACGGGTTTATACTCAGTACATGCACACCCCAGCAAGATGCTGCGGTAGGCTGCGTATTGATGACTTAGTGCCATATCTTATCCTCCTTCGCATAGGAACTACATTAGGGCACATTCATACCCTGTAGTTCATCCATTGTTCTCAATGCTTTGTCGGCCTCTATTTCGGATATCAACAACCCTCGATATCCGACGGATCCCCGCAAAAAATGGCGTCATCCGTCGGAGATAGTAGAAAAGAGATCAAAACACCATTGGAATGAGATTTGAATTTATAAGGCGGAACGATTCCCTCACTGGGGTAGTATTAATAATTGCTTAATTGCATataagtacggagtactctgtactcacTGAGTCACTGTTAGCACGCCAGCGGAATACGATAAACAAGCTCTCCCCACCGGATAATCTCTCAACcatccctcctccctccctctctctgATATAACAAAGTATGTCTCTTCGCTCTCTTTCCCGCTCTCTCCTCCGtcccatgtccatgtccacaccaacaacaacccgcCTAGCAGCTGTCCACTCCCACCTCCAACATACGAATACCCCTCTAACAACCCCTCACCAGACCAGACCAAAAACCACCACAACAATGTCTTCCCCAACaaccatgaaagcaatcgaaaTCACCCAAACCGGCGGCCCCGAAGTCCTCTCCTACAAAACCGACCACCCCGTCCCGCAACCCGTCGAAGGACAAGTCCTCGTCCAAAACTCCATCTCCGGAATCAACTACATCGACACCTACTTCCGCACCGGCCTGTACCCCTCCCCGAAACCCGAGATCCTGGGCCGCGAGGGCGTCGGCGCAATTGTGTCGCTTGGACCCGGCGCAGACAGTTATGGGTTCAAGGTCGGTGATCGCGTTGCATGGCTGGGAAC
This region of Aspergillus chevalieri M1 DNA, chromosome 4, nearly complete sequence genomic DNA includes:
- the CLP1 gene encoding cleavage polyadenylation factor subunit CLP1 (COG:A;~EggNog:ENOG410PK9E;~InterPro:IPR010655,IPR027417,IPR038238,IPR038239, IPR032319,IPR028606,IPR032324;~PFAM:PF06807,PF16575,PF16573;~go_component: GO:0005849 - mRNA cleavage factor complex [Evidence IEA];~go_process: GO:0031124 - mRNA 3'-end processing [Evidence IEA]), with the protein product MSLPGLDLAQSSVETEFTPAPPTQVSLTRGSEWRFEVAHGTTVRVKLLAGTAELFGTELAASQTYTFSGTKAAIYTWHGCTLEISAGDTIDGANGGATATGTGTGVPGLAGPTRGYGAGGCQSEYVAEETPMVEYANVHFALETLRQESKATGKDGPRVLIVGPENAGKTSLAKILTAYATKMERQPIVVNLDPTEGMLSVPGTLTATAFRTMIDVEEGWGNSPMSGPSPVPVKLPLVYFYPSQNPLENEGALYRPVLSRLALSVTGRMAEDEDARETGIIVDTPGVLGHGKPGSLELINHIVTEFSSTSSPSHWPSLHVRDANDTVTTILVLGSERLYSSMLKSYDNKPTSSASAAASDERISVIKLPKSGGCVDRDAAFMKGVRESAIRSYFFGNPIPSTASAALSLSSASSTTNITLSPHAQQLDFNSMSVYNVAGVKDEDEDDYDPSQLESFLPGGGVNDYPESQPQPQKESTPTPVLPGTTPTPAPAPASTPYDPASATTTNFSPSNENETSLKKLTPPFPTTMANSLLAITHAPPTASPSEVRDASIMGFLYVADVDVEKRKMRVLAPMGGRVPPRAAVWGRRWPGEVVGLVG
- a CDS encoding uncharacterized protein (COG:S;~EggNog:ENOG410PKK7) produces the protein MPFLHRHTGPRWPPSPLVEDEYVSLSRELHGLSNLGEKPGLEGVCARGTINQEPMILDLDRSSTPPPLVHCTENCSSDEGNGPPTPPQTYASRKPFFPAIKNLSYEAWPMSPRAGTPPPQSFNFGDLSKIVAESKRENTRPRISKEQLLPAQQRPVRTPDRRSNPIAAKPNASQACLPRESPTRREQSPGALSFSRKMEERFRQYEQRRAPRIEEQSSRESLHSAATDSAIIPFPRSIKMPAATEKFLMTQSSSAPQSPIREHQRMSPRPSRTFGPSTFPSPRRMSSNVAPPSPRRTVSFPDEVQWIHAAPGRRVELSPRASPRASPRASPAPRRSSSSLESKRPASSRTSDLRLSPCPRSVGMPGHQDWSTIRGFDHLYICPSCTENISNSKFGSFVIPSVPKPRTDLISCSFSDPWARLAWFQTIKEDLNHLDILYKITRGTSVCPGRDKATECWYKVVDSETKTHLPGFNACPACVRNLRILMPTLRYAFKRSTVKDKRSCDFVTDSPRFVNYIDLLDRAANRAEREIPPRAKIPEFIAYARRKTSLPECRRDRPKYKTWHYIPQLPEFTVCEDCYEDVIWPFAQDDEPIANKFTSTPRLLPGNDKCREATCQLYSPRMRAKFKDAVQRNDFGFLKAAVLKRYGAEQMYQARRSKLLGQWDRGYDVDLELRRNKVPWRNGWE